From a region of the Orcinus orca chromosome 18, mOrcOrc1.1, whole genome shotgun sequence genome:
- the LOC101288588 gene encoding phosphatidylinositol N-acetylglucosaminyltransferase subunit Y-like: protein MFLSLSTLTALIPLVPLAGLLYSASVVCSYSLLLLITIPVYVFFHLWTWMGIKLFRHN, encoded by the coding sequence atgtttctgtctctttctacATTGACTGCCCTTATTCCATTGGTCCCTTTAGCAGGACTGTTATACTCGGCCTCTGTGGTGTGCTCTTACAGCCTGCTCTTGTTGATTACCATACCCGTTTATGTGTTCTTCCACCTATGGACTTGGATGGGTATTAAACTCTTCAGGCATAATTAA